One region of Ferrovum sp. JA12 genomic DNA includes:
- the phbB gene encoding acetoacetyl-CoA reductase — translation MSQRLVLVTGGMGGLGESICVKLAELGYRVITTYSHSNTTSKVWLQAMSDKGYHFHGYPVDVSDAEDCANMAAKIESEVGPVDVLVNNAGITRDMTFKKMTKVDWDAVINTNLNSVFNMTKPFVDGMVERGWGRIINVSSVNGQKGAFGQTNYAAAKAGMHGFTKSLALEVARKGVTVNTISPGYIGTKMVTAIPAEILEAKILPQIPVGRLGKPEEVAGLIVYLASNEAAFITGANISINGGQHMF, via the coding sequence ATGAGTCAAAGGTTGGTTTTAGTTACTGGCGGGATGGGCGGCTTAGGGGAGTCTATTTGCGTTAAACTGGCAGAGCTTGGTTATAGAGTTATCACCACATACTCCCACTCGAACACTACTTCAAAGGTTTGGCTTCAGGCCATGAGCGACAAAGGCTACCATTTTCATGGCTACCCTGTGGATGTCTCTGACGCTGAGGATTGCGCTAACATGGCGGCAAAGATTGAGTCGGAGGTAGGACCTGTAGATGTATTGGTGAATAATGCAGGGATCACCCGCGATATGACTTTTAAGAAAATGACTAAAGTTGATTGGGATGCGGTGATTAATACTAATTTGAACAGTGTTTTTAACATGACCAAACCCTTTGTGGATGGCATGGTTGAACGAGGCTGGGGACGTATTATCAATGTTTCTTCTGTGAATGGCCAAAAAGGCGCCTTCGGGCAAACGAACTATGCTGCAGCCAAGGCTGGAATGCATGGTTTTACCAAGTCCTTGGCTCTTGAGGTTGCCCGTAAAGGGGTAACTGTGAATACAATCTCTCCTGGTTATATTGGTACCAAAATGGTCACTGCTATTCCAGCGGAAATTCTTGAAGCAAAAATTCTTCCCCAAATTCCTGTGGGGCGATTAGGTAAGCCTGAAGAAGTAGCAGGGTTGATCGTTTATTTGGCTTCAAATGAGGCGGCGTTTATTACTGGAGCTAATATTTCAATTAATGGCGGCCAACACATGTTTTAA
- a CDS encoding phasin family protein — protein MFNANEHYTEFNKSMLNSALQMAKISMDTVERLMGLNLEAGKENFAHISDTLKNLGEARDAQALTTVRNQINEKLVEKSTGYARSIYDVTTNAQAQISALVENHIASLNQSLTSNIDKAVKSAPAGADVAIAALKSSVAATTAALDGVTKTAKQVASFTDASIKATVDAASAAIKPVA, from the coding sequence ATGTTTAACGCAAACGAACACTACACTGAGTTTAACAAATCTATGCTTAACTCTGCACTACAAATGGCTAAAATTTCTATGGACACCGTAGAGCGTCTTATGGGTTTAAATCTTGAAGCCGGTAAAGAAAACTTTGCCCACATAAGCGATACCTTGAAAAATTTAGGTGAAGCCCGTGACGCCCAAGCGTTAACCACTGTTCGCAACCAGATTAATGAAAAACTAGTTGAAAAATCAACTGGTTATGCACGTAGCATTTATGATGTAACCACCAACGCACAAGCTCAAATTAGCGCTTTGGTAGAGAACCATATTGCCAGTTTAAACCAATCTTTAACTAGCAATATCGATAAAGCAGTGAAATCTGCTCCTGCCGGTGCTGACGTAGCCATTGCTGCATTGAAATCTTCCGTGGCCGCAACCACTGCAGCCCTAGACGGAGTGACTAAAACAGCAAAGCAAGTTGCAAGTTTCACTGATGCTAGTATCAAAGCCACTGTTGACGCAGCCAGCGCTGCCATTAAACCAGTTGCTTAA
- the phaR gene encoding polyhydroxyalkanoate synthesis repressor PhaR has product MTQIVRLIKKYPNRRLYDTETSSYITLTEIKQLVIDQAEFQVLDARTNQDLTRSVLMQIILEEESGVSPFFTADMLSQMIRSYGNTMQGFMGNYFEQGMKAFVELQKKVQDQSLQFKDPNKTAVGNEIWQQFLNAQAPAIQGLMGNYLEQTTNMFVDMQNQMQKQAQTIFGASPFPFNPPGFKEPLTPQDEVEPEPKDHSTHFTSDKHHE; this is encoded by the coding sequence ATGACGCAAATTGTAAGATTAATAAAGAAGTATCCTAATCGTCGGCTCTACGATACAGAAACCAGCAGTTACATAACCCTGACAGAGATAAAACAACTTGTTATTGATCAGGCTGAATTTCAAGTACTCGATGCAAGAACCAATCAAGATTTAACACGTAGTGTCTTAATGCAAATTATTTTAGAAGAAGAGTCGGGTGTCTCTCCTTTTTTTACTGCAGACATGTTATCGCAGATGATTCGCTCTTACGGCAATACGATGCAAGGATTCATGGGGAATTACTTTGAGCAAGGAATGAAAGCTTTTGTGGAATTACAAAAGAAGGTTCAAGATCAATCCCTGCAATTTAAAGATCCTAATAAGACTGCCGTGGGTAATGAGATATGGCAGCAATTTTTGAATGCTCAAGCGCCGGCTATTCAAGGGTTAATGGGCAATTATTTAGAACAAACAACAAATATGTTTGTGGATATGCAAAATCAAATGCAAAAACAGGCACAGACTATCTTTGGTGCGTCTCCATTTCCCTTTAATCCGCCAGGTTTTAAGGAACCCTTAACCCCCCAGGATGAAGTAGAGCCAGAGCCCAAGGACCATTCCACTCACTTTACCTCAGATAAACATCATGAGTAA
- the rimO gene encoding 30S ribosomal protein S12 methylthiotransferase RimO encodes MSNPTFGSNPSSVPKNPKVGFVSLGCPKALVDSEQILTQLRAEGYQISGSYQEADIVVVNTCGFIDSAIDESLEAIGEALEQNGRVIVTGCLGANQEKIRQAHPGVLAVTGPHDKQAVMEAIHQSLPAVHDPFMDLVPPQGIKLTPNHYAYLKISEGCNHRCTFCIIPSLRGDLVSRPIHEVMQEAENLVKAGVKELLVISQDTSAYGVDIKYRTGFWNGRPRKTRITELCEALGELGVWVRLHYVYPYPHVDELIPLMASGKILPYLDIPLQHANPEILKAMKRPGDIEKTLDRIHSWRKIAPELTLRSTFIVGFPGETEAQFNDLLSFLKAAQLDRVGCFTYSPVEGAAANNIGQFIADEIKLERQERLMSLQQEISEQRLRSWIGKRRQVLVDEVGEDWAIARSASDAPEIDGLVFIHPHEALKVGQLTHVLIEDTKEYDCIARKVE; translated from the coding sequence ATGAGTAACCCCACGTTTGGGAGTAATCCAAGTAGCGTCCCTAAGAACCCGAAGGTGGGTTTTGTTTCACTGGGTTGCCCTAAAGCTCTCGTTGATTCAGAGCAAATCTTAACGCAATTGCGCGCTGAAGGATATCAAATCTCTGGCAGTTATCAAGAAGCTGATATTGTTGTGGTGAATACCTGCGGATTTATTGATTCGGCTATTGATGAATCCCTGGAGGCCATTGGTGAAGCCCTTGAGCAAAATGGTCGAGTTATTGTGACGGGATGCTTAGGAGCGAATCAAGAAAAAATCAGGCAAGCTCACCCCGGTGTTCTGGCTGTGACAGGTCCCCATGATAAACAAGCCGTCATGGAGGCTATCCATCAAAGTTTACCCGCTGTGCATGATCCGTTCATGGATTTAGTGCCTCCACAGGGAATTAAGCTAACGCCTAATCATTACGCCTATTTAAAAATAAGTGAAGGATGCAATCACCGATGTACCTTTTGTATCATTCCATCTTTACGGGGGGATTTGGTCAGTCGTCCCATTCATGAGGTGATGCAAGAAGCTGAAAACTTAGTTAAAGCCGGCGTGAAAGAGCTATTGGTTATCTCTCAAGATACCAGCGCTTATGGTGTTGATATAAAATATCGAACTGGTTTTTGGAATGGTCGCCCTAGAAAAACCCGTATTACTGAATTATGTGAAGCCTTAGGTGAGCTAGGGGTGTGGGTGAGATTGCATTATGTCTATCCCTACCCCCATGTGGATGAACTCATTCCCTTGATGGCTTCGGGTAAAATATTGCCTTATCTGGATATTCCCTTGCAACATGCCAATCCAGAGATACTCAAAGCCATGAAACGTCCTGGAGATATTGAAAAAACCCTAGATCGTATTCATTCCTGGAGAAAAATTGCGCCAGAGCTCACCCTCAGGAGTACCTTTATCGTCGGGTTTCCTGGGGAAACTGAGGCGCAGTTTAATGACCTATTGTCTTTCTTGAAGGCAGCACAATTGGACCGTGTGGGATGTTTTACCTATTCTCCTGTGGAGGGGGCAGCTGCCAACAATATTGGACAATTTATTGCTGATGAAATTAAGTTAGAGCGCCAAGAAAGATTGATGAGCTTGCAACAGGAAATCAGTGAGCAACGTTTAAGATCCTGGATAGGCAAAAGACGACAAGTGCTAGTCGATGAGGTTGGGGAGGATTGGGCGATTGCACGAAGCGCCAGTGATGCTCCGGAAATTGATGGATTGGTTTTTATCCATCCTCACGAGGCGCTCAAGGTAGGACAATTAACCCACGTGTTGATTGAGGATACAAAAGAGTATGACTGTATTGCGAGAAAAGTAGAATAG